The following proteins are co-located in the Verrucomicrobiota bacterium genome:
- a CDS encoding type II secretion system protein → MPTKPVFRLGASSSSGTTLAELSIVITVLLLLASMVVIGTTPYIAYRDGRQAGEALRSVYAAQMNYLSDNPGVDLTSLTPATATADIVPYLPNGTSLPVLPSVNGVTPQILVNRIPPVASLDGKTPYDPSGSTTDGLWDIGSY, encoded by the coding sequence ATGCCGACCAAGCCTGTCTTCCGGTTAGGCGCTTCCTCATCGTCCGGCACCACGCTCGCCGAGTTATCCATCGTGATTACGGTCCTCCTGCTGCTGGCCTCCATGGTCGTGATCGGGACCACGCCCTACATCGCCTACCGGGACGGCCGTCAGGCAGGCGAGGCGTTGCGGAGCGTCTACGCCGCACAGATGAATTACCTCTCCGACAATCCCGGGGTGGACCTCACTTCGCTGACTCCGGCCACCGCGACGGCGGACATCGTTCCCTACCTGCCGAACGGGACCTCGCTTCCGGTCTTACCGTCCGTGAACGGGGTGACGCCGCAGATTCTGGTCAATCGGATTCCCCCGGTGGCGTCTTTGGACGGCAAAACTCCATACGATCCGTCCGGCTCAACCACTGACGGCTTATGGGATATAGGCAGCTACTGA